A window of Tautonia plasticadhaerens contains these coding sequences:
- a CDS encoding sialidase family protein, producing MGFGSSPIARRSFLGSGVGLASLLASARSTASPLPRVDGLVSEIDREVIFPGRRGGTTWFHPRPCMIPGPEGPTALMTLQSIGGSDVFGPVHWTTSADLGRSWSVPGPIPGLGRVNLGEGREMGVCDVVPEYHPPTGTVLAVGHNVYYEDGVLARPQEARWPVSTVRSGDGRWSEPRRLEWDDPRGSAIYTCGCSQRIVLDDGDILLPLSFGPEGRTHRSVTSARCSFDGAELRIRAVGTELINAGGRGLLEPSLARLDGRVFMTIRAEDRRGYVSSSDDGLAWDPPRPWCWDDGEPLTMSTTQQHWLTHSDALVLVYTRKAEENVNVMRWRAPLYLAEVDRDSLQLIRDSERVALPLIGDGIDDAAHVARMGNFHTVAASPGESWVTVGETLPSDSWSGDTLLARVRWARPNRLAPS from the coding sequence ATGGGATTCGGAAGTTCACCCATCGCTCGTCGCTCGTTCCTCGGCTCGGGGGTCGGCCTGGCCTCCCTGCTGGCCTCGGCCCGTTCAACCGCCTCGCCCTTGCCCCGGGTCGACGGGCTCGTCTCCGAGATCGATCGCGAGGTCATCTTCCCAGGCCGGCGGGGAGGGACGACGTGGTTCCACCCCCGCCCCTGCATGATCCCGGGACCCGAGGGGCCGACCGCCCTGATGACCTTGCAGTCGATCGGCGGCTCCGACGTCTTCGGCCCGGTCCACTGGACGACCTCGGCCGACCTCGGCCGCTCCTGGAGCGTCCCGGGGCCGATCCCCGGCCTCGGCCGCGTCAACCTCGGCGAAGGCCGGGAGATGGGCGTCTGCGACGTGGTCCCCGAGTACCACCCGCCCACCGGCACCGTGCTCGCCGTCGGCCACAACGTCTACTACGAGGACGGCGTCCTCGCCCGCCCCCAGGAGGCCCGGTGGCCCGTCTCCACCGTCCGATCCGGCGACGGCCGATGGTCCGAGCCCCGTCGCCTGGAATGGGACGACCCGAGGGGATCGGCCATCTACACCTGCGGCTGCTCGCAGCGAATCGTCCTCGACGACGGGGACATCCTCCTCCCGCTTTCCTTCGGTCCCGAAGGCCGCACCCACCGCTCCGTCACCTCGGCCCGCTGCTCGTTCGACGGCGCCGAGCTGCGGATCCGAGCGGTCGGCACCGAGCTGATCAACGCCGGCGGCCGGGGCCTGCTGGAGCCCTCCCTCGCCCGGCTCGACGGCCGGGTGTTCATGACGATCCGCGCCGAGGATCGGAGGGGTTACGTCTCCTCCTCCGACGACGGCCTGGCCTGGGACCCTCCCCGCCCCTGGTGCTGGGACGACGGCGAGCCCCTGACGATGTCGACCACGCAGCAACACTGGCTCACGCACTCCGACGCCCTCGTCCTCGTCTACACCCGCAAGGCCGAGGAGAATGTCAACGTCATGAGATGGCGGGCCCCGCTCTACCTCGCCGAGGTCGATCGGGACTCCCTCCAGCTGATCCGGGACAGCGAGCGCGTGGCCCTGCCCCTGATCGGCGACGGCATCGACGACGCGGCCCACGTCGCCCGCATGGGCAACTTCCACACGGTCGCCGCCTCCCCGGGAGAGTCCTGGGTGACGGTCGGCGAGACCCTGCCCTCCGATTCCTGGAGCGGCGACACCCTGCTCGCCCGGGTCCGATGGGCCCGCCCGAACCGCCTGGCGCCTTCCTGA